CAAGCTTCCTGTTGCGCATGAAACGGATCCCACCGGCAGCCTTCGTACATCCAAAATAGCTTTCATGTGGCATGATCCCATGACCGGCTACATTCTGGAAAAGGACGATCTATTCGAAGCCATCCGGTCAGCCTGCATCCAAGAACAACACTGAAAGTTTTTTTCACTACAATCTGACGCCGTATCCCGGCCCGTATCCATGGAAGTATAAATTCCACTACTCGCTGATTTCCATCTTGACACGGGGCCAGGATAGCCTCAAAAGTCTGATGTCAAGACATAGCTATGTTTTTTTCCCGCCGGCGCCATTCCAAATACACGCTTAACGAACTTGCCGTTCGGAGACAAAAGCGTGTAGAAGTCGTCCGGCATACCCTGCCTTTATTTGCGACGGTGCTGTTTTTTTTAATGGCAGCCCTTCTTTCCCTCCTTTGCCTCAAGCCTTGGAAAGAGCTCAGAAATCTGGAACAGGAACAAAGTTTTACACGGGCCAAGCTGGAAAAAGCCCACATCCGCCTCAAGCAAGCCAAACAGGAATACATCTGGATGGCTCAGGATCCGGAATATTTTGAAATGATTGCCAGGGATAAAAACAACCTTGCTCTCCCGGAAGAAAACATCATCCGTATCGAACCGGTGCATTCCATTCATTGATTCCCACCGTGTGCCGGAGGTGCTCCGCAGGAATTTTCCCTCCCCATCCAACCATAAAAAATGCCTTCCTCAAGGGAAGGCATGGATGAGACAAGGCAAACGATTTATTCAGAATACGAGACCGACGATTTCCGAATCGCTCATATCAGCAACGGACTCCTGTGAAGAAAGCAGGCATACGGCATCTTGCAGGCTTTCACTACCCAAAGAGGCATAAGCCACATCCAGCAGAAGCTCGTCATCCACAACCTGTACAGCATAAGTATCCTGAGACACGGAGGAATCCTGCAAGGAAATGACCAAACTCACGCAGACGACCAAGGCTGCCGCCACCGCTCCGCTCCACTTCCAGCGTCCCCATGAACCATGGGGCACAGGCACCGCAGGCTGTTCTACCGCGGAAATCTTCGCCATGATGGAATCGGCAAATCCGGCAGGGGCCTTAGCCCGCTCCGCCTTGCCAAGCAAATCCCATAATGGACGGTCTTCCTGATTCATTTCTTCCATAGTACTTCTGACTATTAAACACGCGGATTGAAAAAAAGTTCTGCACCGGACTCATTTTTTTTCATCCTTCATGCGTTGCCAGTTCCCTGCCATGCCACCGTCCATCAGGGAGCGGCGTTTGGCACTGCGTGATTTTACCTTGTCTCTCCCTTCGAATTCAAGCAAAGCCGTAAAAAAAGGAGTTTTTCCATCATCCCTCAGTAGAATCATCTCGCATGGATCCTTATCCGTATCCATCCTGTAGGAGAAGGTATGCCCTCTCCGGTCGTCCGGCAGAGAAAAACGTATTTCATGGGGCGACACATGAGCCTCAACCCGATAATGGGGATCGACCCAATCCCCAAGAACAACCTCGCGAGGATCCGGTTTCTCCCCCAGCAGAAAAAACAGGATAACCGCAAGAAGCACCCCGGCAACGGCAAAAACAACGACTTTCCTATTCACTCTTTTGTTCTATGGGAAAAAAATCTATCCCGCAAGACAGGAAGTGCCGCCTACCGGGAATATCCTTCCGGTAGGCGGCACCTCATTCAAATCATTTCATCAAAACAGCAAAAGATCACTGCCGAAACGGGCGGAAGTTCCCAGTTCTTCCTCAATGCGCAACAACTGGTTGTACTTGGCCATGCGGTCGGAACGGCTCAAGGAGCCTGTCTTGATTTGCCCGGCATTCAATGCCACAGCCATATCCGCAATGGTAGAATCCTCCGTTTCTCCGGAACGGTGGGAAATCACTGCCGTATAGCGGTTGCGCATCGCCATATCCACCGTATCGAACGTTTCCGTCAGGGAACCGATCTGGTTAACCTTGACGAGAATGGAATTGGCAACGCCCTTTTCCATCCCCTTCTTCAGGAATTCCACATTCGTCACGAAAAGGTCATCTCCAACAAGCTGGGTCGTAGCACTCAGTTTCTCCGTCAGGACCTTCCAGCCGTCCCAATCATTTTCAGCACAGCCGTCT
This is a stretch of genomic DNA from Akkermansia sp. N21116. It encodes these proteins:
- a CDS encoding septum formation initiator family protein, whose product is MFFSRRRHSKYTLNELAVRRQKRVEVVRHTLPLFATVLFFLMAALLSLLCLKPWKELRNLEQEQSFTRAKLEKAHIRLKQAKQEYIWMAQDPEYFEMIARDKNNLALPEENIIRIEPVHSIH